A single window of Agromyces aureus DNA harbors:
- a CDS encoding NYN domain-containing protein, whose product MPISAEPRVALYFDFDNIVISRYDQLHGDSQYRRDTSRRKTVTADTAERLAQATVDVDAVLDFAATFGTIAIARAYADWSTPVNASYRGQLIDRAVDLVQLFPLSATKNGADIRLAVDAIEDMFRIDDLTHIVIVAGDSDYVALAQKAKRLGRYVVGIGVAGGTSRALTAACDEYADYDALLDTDETVDQVADATTATDAAAQAPATSARRGSRRAAPADAPADAAADATAEAGDGSKADAAKADADAAAPVKRTNRRAKSGGSSRAAAPAVDAADEADEVPEAAATGPRGVPVISFMSPDASAPTRNPGRLLVKALELLRAKNDDEWQPSGAVKNQMLRMDPSFQERRLGFGSFTDFLKSRGGVVEVDEAGNRIRIRPDKD is encoded by the coding sequence ATGCCCATCTCGGCAGAACCCCGCGTGGCCCTGTACTTCGACTTCGACAACATCGTCATCTCGCGCTACGACCAGCTCCACGGCGACAGCCAGTACCGCCGCGACACCTCGCGCCGCAAGACCGTCACGGCCGACACGGCCGAGCGGCTCGCGCAGGCCACCGTCGACGTCGATGCCGTGCTCGACTTCGCGGCCACGTTCGGCACCATCGCGATCGCCCGCGCGTACGCCGACTGGTCGACGCCCGTGAATGCGAGCTACCGCGGTCAGCTCATCGACCGCGCCGTCGACCTCGTGCAGCTGTTCCCGCTCTCGGCGACGAAGAACGGCGCCGACATCCGCCTCGCGGTCGACGCGATCGAGGACATGTTCCGCATCGACGACCTCACGCACATCGTGATCGTCGCGGGCGACTCCGACTACGTCGCGCTCGCGCAGAAGGCCAAGCGGCTGGGCCGCTACGTCGTCGGCATCGGCGTCGCGGGCGGCACGAGCCGCGCGCTCACGGCGGCGTGCGACGAGTACGCCGATTACGACGCACTGCTCGACACCGACGAGACGGTCGATCAGGTGGCGGATGCCACGACGGCGACGGATGCCGCAGCGCAGGCGCCCGCGACATCCGCTCGCCGTGGTTCGAGGCGGGCCGCGCCGGCCGACGCACCCGCCGATGCTGCCGCCGACGCCACTGCCGAGGCGGGCGACGGCTCGAAGGCGGATGCCGCGAAGGCGGACGCCGACGCCGCGGCACCCGTGAAGCGCACGAACCGTCGCGCGAAGTCGGGCGGGTCCTCAAGGGCAGCCGCACCGGCCGTCGACGCGGCCGACGAGGCCGACGAGGTTCCCGAAGCCGCGGCGACCGGCCCTCGCGGCGTGCCCGTGATCTCGTTCATGTCGCCCGATGCCTCGGCTCCGACGCGCAACCCGGGCCGGCTGCTCGTGAAGGCCCTCGAACTGCTGCGCGCGAAGAACGACGACGAATGGCAGCCGTCGGGCGCCGTCAAGAACCAGATGCTGCGCATGGACCCGTCGTTCCAGGAGCGCCGCCTCGGCTTCGGCTCGTTCACGGACTTCCTGAAGTCGCGCGGCGGCGTGGTCGAGGTCGACGAGGCGGGCAACCGCATCCGCATCCGCCCCGACAAGGACTGA
- a CDS encoding DUF1707 SHOCT-like domain-containing protein, translating into MDDDASPTSPDLRLSDAERERAVARLADAHATGRLSVEEYGQRAASARAAVTRGDLVPLFADLPADLPPAPGSPGPRYGTSDAAADPVSRPATFTDPDFDAAASGDGGTRALGGRVGATIMALVPFVALVLFLLSGYFGSWGWSWIWWLLVPIAGIVIYGPGSDGRRRR; encoded by the coding sequence ATGGACGACGACGCCAGCCCGACCAGCCCCGATCTCCGACTCAGCGACGCGGAGCGCGAACGTGCCGTGGCGCGGCTCGCCGATGCGCACGCCACCGGGCGCCTGAGCGTCGAGGAGTACGGCCAGCGGGCGGCGAGCGCTCGAGCGGCGGTCACGCGCGGCGACCTCGTTCCGCTGTTCGCCGACCTGCCGGCCGATCTCCCGCCCGCTCCCGGTTCGCCCGGTCCGCGCTACGGGACGTCGGATGCGGCCGCCGATCCGGTCTCGCGCCCCGCGACGTTCACCGACCCCGACTTCGATGCCGCAGCCTCGGGCGACGGAGGCACGCGAGCGCTCGGCGGCCGCGTCGGGGCCACGATCATGGCGCTCGTGCCGTTCGTCGCGCTGGTCCTGTTCCTGCTGAGCGGGTACTTCGGCAGTTGGGGCTGGTCGTGGATCTGGTGGCTGCTCGTGCCCATCGCGGGCATCGTCATCTACGGCCCCGGGTCGGACGGGCGTCGCCGCCGCTGA
- a CDS encoding DJ-1/PfpI family protein has protein sequence MTKILIITGDAAESLEVLYPYERLKEEGFEVHIGAPEVRKLQFVVHDFVDGFDTYTEKLGHTWPADVALADVDPADYAAIVIPGGRAPEYLRNNEDAKRIVRHFFATDAPVAATCHGPLLLAAAGVLNGRTSSIYPELAIDLEVVGAAFENGGGVVDGNLVTSRAWPDNGTWMKAFLGVLAEAGVRAEGELAAASA, from the coding sequence ATGACCAAGATCCTCATCATCACCGGCGACGCGGCCGAGTCGCTCGAGGTGCTCTACCCCTACGAGCGCCTCAAGGAGGAGGGCTTCGAGGTGCACATCGGCGCGCCCGAGGTGCGCAAGCTGCAGTTCGTCGTGCACGACTTCGTCGACGGCTTCGACACGTACACCGAGAAGCTCGGCCACACCTGGCCCGCGGATGTCGCGCTCGCCGACGTCGACCCCGCCGACTACGCGGCGATCGTGATCCCGGGCGGTCGTGCTCCCGAGTACCTGCGCAACAACGAGGACGCGAAGCGCATCGTGCGCCACTTCTTCGCGACGGATGCCCCGGTCGCGGCGACGTGTCACGGTCCGCTGCTGCTGGCAGCCGCCGGAGTGCTGAACGGCCGCACCTCGTCGATCTACCCCGAACTCGCGATCGACCTCGAGGTGGTCGGCGCCGCGTTCGAGAACGGCGGCGGCGTGGTCGACGGCAATCTCGTCACGTCGCGCGCATGGCCCGACAACGGCACGTGGATGAAGGCGTTCCTCGGCGTGCTGGCCGAGGCCGGGGTGCGCGCCGAGGGCGAGCTCGCCGCGGCATCCGCCTGA
- a CDS encoding IclR family transcriptional regulator, with protein sequence MSAEERHGGAGIQSAERVLRILELVGAAPTGLTAAEIASSLGLGQSTTYRLLATLHRQDYLARQAGEHRYILGRTVDQLGRALQYQLVATDPVRQVLRAMHDAVGAPAYLTVFRGDDIAVAHIEDSATHPRIGQLHVGFSEASHTTAFGKLMLASRDDAAVARFLERHSPARLTASSITDAAVLNDQLDEIRAQQVAVEIEEYLPKLACIAAPVRSAAGRTVGAVSVSVQAKDFAARSAQLERAVRRGAWQVSARLAG encoded by the coding sequence ATGAGCGCAGAGGAGCGCCACGGCGGCGCGGGCATCCAGTCGGCCGAGCGCGTGCTGCGCATCCTCGAGCTCGTCGGCGCGGCGCCGACCGGCCTCACCGCTGCAGAGATCGCGAGCTCGCTCGGCCTCGGGCAGTCGACGACCTACCGCCTGCTCGCGACGCTGCACCGGCAGGACTACCTGGCCAGGCAGGCGGGGGAGCACCGCTACATCCTCGGCCGCACGGTCGACCAGCTCGGCCGCGCGCTGCAGTACCAGCTCGTCGCGACCGACCCGGTGCGGCAGGTGCTGCGCGCCATGCACGACGCCGTCGGCGCGCCCGCATACCTCACGGTGTTCCGCGGCGACGACATCGCGGTCGCGCACATCGAGGACTCCGCCACGCACCCACGCATCGGCCAGCTGCACGTCGGCTTCTCGGAGGCGTCGCACACGACCGCGTTCGGCAAGCTCATGCTCGCCTCCCGCGACGACGCGGCGGTGGCCCGCTTCCTCGAGCGGCATTCGCCGGCCCGGCTCACGGCGTCGAGCATCACGGATGCCGCGGTGCTGAACGATCAGCTCGACGAGATCCGCGCGCAGCAGGTCGCCGTCGAGATCGAGGAGTACCTGCCGAAGCTCGCGTGCATCGCCGCGCCCGTGCGCTCGGCCGCCGGACGCACGGTCGGTGCCGTCTCGGTCTCGGTGCAGGCCAAGGACTTCGCGGCGAGGTCGGCGCAGCTCGAGCGTGCGGTGCGCCGGGGCGCCTGGCAGGTGTCGGCGCGGCTCGCGGGCTGA
- a CDS encoding endonuclease domain-containing protein encodes MPSLPSSRRSSAARSIRGTSTRCARRCRSVGAPRSIGSTSAGSRAVGLETKVRLFLRSRRVRFRTQAPLEGVGLVDVLVGDRLVIEVDGWGFHRSQSQFENDRRRDFELVARGYLVLRLSYRQVMHDWERTSAGILALLARQEHRWRIGPGGTGPFPAV; translated from the coding sequence ATGCCCTCGCTGCCGTCGAGTCGGCGATCGAGCGCCGCGCGCTCGATCCGGGGCACCTCGACGCGGTGCGCGAGGCGATGCCGATCGGTCGGCGCGCCGCGCTCGATCGGCTCGACTTCGGCGGGCAGTCGGGCAGTCGGGCTCGAGACGAAGGTCCGGCTGTTCCTGCGGAGCCGCCGGGTCCGGTTCCGCACTCAGGCGCCGCTCGAGGGTGTCGGGCTCGTCGACGTCCTCGTCGGCGACCGGCTCGTGATCGAGGTCGACGGGTGGGGCTTCCACCGTTCCCAGTCGCAGTTCGAGAACGATCGCCGGCGCGACTTCGAGCTCGTGGCCCGTGGGTACCTCGTACTCCGGCTGAGCTACCGGCAGGTCATGCACGACTGGGAGCGCACCTCGGCGGGGATCCTCGCACTGCTCGCGCGCCAGGAGCACCGGTGGCGCATCGGGCCGGGCGGCACCGGGCCGTTCCCTGCCGTCTGA
- a CDS encoding aldo/keto reductase encodes MTETTTAARARIGASDLEIAPLSLGTNVFGWTADRDATFAVLDAFVAGGGDFVDTADGYSAWVPGNTGGDSERLIGEWVAARGSRDRLVLATKVSTHPDFTGLSAANVRAAADASLQRLGTDVIDLYYAHFDDAEVPLEETVGAFSELVDAGKIRAIGISNYTPERIDEWFRVTEANGLHRAVALQPHYNLVERDFETNGLRERAEREGLAVFPYFSLAKGFLAGKYRSLADVSADGASVRAGGAAPYVGERGDGVLSVLDEVAGAHAASVASVSLAWLRQQPAVVAPIASARNVDQLGDLLASISLELTGEELAALAAASDND; translated from the coding sequence ATGACCGAGACCACGACCGCAGCCCGCGCCCGCATCGGCGCATCCGACCTCGAGATCGCGCCGCTCTCGCTCGGCACGAACGTCTTCGGCTGGACGGCCGACCGCGACGCCACCTTCGCCGTGCTCGACGCCTTCGTGGCCGGCGGCGGCGACTTCGTCGACACGGCCGACGGGTACTCGGCGTGGGTTCCGGGCAACACGGGCGGCGACAGCGAGCGCCTCATCGGCGAGTGGGTCGCCGCGCGCGGCTCGCGCGACCGCCTCGTGCTCGCGACCAAGGTGAGCACGCATCCCGACTTCACGGGGCTCTCGGCCGCCAACGTCCGGGCTGCGGCGGATGCCTCGCTCCAGCGTCTCGGCACCGACGTCATCGACCTGTACTACGCCCACTTCGACGACGCCGAGGTGCCGCTCGAGGAGACGGTCGGCGCGTTCTCGGAGCTCGTCGACGCGGGCAAGATCCGGGCGATCGGCATCTCGAACTACACGCCCGAGCGCATCGACGAGTGGTTCCGGGTCACCGAGGCGAACGGGCTGCACCGTGCGGTCGCGCTGCAGCCGCACTACAACCTCGTCGAACGCGACTTCGAGACCAACGGCCTGCGCGAGCGCGCCGAGCGCGAAGGCCTCGCGGTGTTCCCGTACTTCTCGCTCGCGAAGGGGTTCCTCGCCGGCAAGTACCGGTCGTTGGCGGATGTCTCCGCCGACGGCGCGAGCGTGCGCGCGGGCGGGGCGGCGCCCTACGTCGGCGAACGCGGCGACGGCGTGCTGTCGGTGCTCGACGAGGTCGCGGGCGCCCACGCGGCATCCGTCGCCTCGGTGTCGCTCGCCTGGCTCCGCCAGCAGCCGGCCGTCGTCGCGCCGATCGCGAGCGCGCGCAACGTCGACCAGCTCGGCGACCTGCTCGCCTCGATCTCGCTCGAGCTGACGGGTGAGGAGCTCGCGGCGCTCGCCGCGGCATCCGACAACGACTGA
- a CDS encoding TIGR00266 family protein, with amino-acid sequence MKATIAGTTMPILELTLDAGEKIVAEGGDVAWMSPGFALDTSTVHGTGGQGGFMSGLKRVLGGAQLFLTEYTAPSQGGLVAFAAQLPGTIRQLDVDAADSFMVQAGAYSASTAGVEVSVGLQKKLGAGIFGGAGVIFQKLTGNGTAWVQLAGEITEYDLPAGQSLLIHPGHLALFEAGMDLQFTSVKGIKNKFFGDSLFLAEIHGPGRIWLQSMTPAKLAAAIEPYLPDRSSGSSSNS; translated from the coding sequence ATGAAGGCGACGATCGCGGGAACGACCATGCCGATCCTCGAGCTCACGCTCGATGCCGGGGAGAAGATCGTCGCCGAGGGCGGTGACGTCGCGTGGATGTCGCCGGGGTTCGCCCTCGACACCTCCACCGTGCACGGCACGGGCGGCCAGGGCGGGTTCATGAGCGGCCTGAAGCGCGTGCTCGGTGGCGCCCAGCTGTTCCTGACCGAGTACACCGCGCCCTCGCAGGGCGGGCTGGTCGCGTTCGCCGCGCAGCTGCCCGGCACGATCCGCCAGCTCGACGTCGACGCGGCGGACTCGTTCATGGTGCAGGCGGGGGCCTACTCGGCGAGCACCGCCGGCGTCGAGGTCTCGGTCGGCCTGCAGAAGAAGCTCGGGGCCGGCATCTTCGGCGGTGCGGGCGTGATCTTCCAGAAGCTGACCGGCAACGGCACCGCGTGGGTGCAGCTCGCCGGCGAGATCACCGAGTACGACCTGCCCGCCGGGCAGTCGCTGCTCATCCACCCCGGGCACCTCGCGCTGTTCGAGGCGGGCATGGACCTGCAGTTCACGTCGGTGAAGGGCATCAAGAACAAGTTCTTCGGCGACTCGCTCTTCCTCGCCGAGATCCACGGACCCGGTCGCATCTGGCTGCAGTCGATGACGCCGGCGAAGCTGGCCGCGGCCATCGAGCCGTACCTGCCCGACCGCTCGTCGGGTTCGAGCAGCAACTCCTGA
- a CDS encoding alpha/beta hydrolase — MRRRWWRLDPGGAIVGLLFAALSMTPSLLPRPALFQGVITGFGFLIGYGIGVGLWWLVRRFVRWRPTPSQRRIAWWTYAGIAVALALVLGFASVGWQNEVRRTVELPEIDGFDGLLFVVGFVPVVLIGIALARAEHRLGIRMSARLGRGWGVTATVAIIVGATVALVSVVMFGLDRLYLANNGPAAPWVTEPMSAFRSAGPDSEVEWDLVGRHGTAFLGGGPKAADIEELTGAPALEPVRVYVGQANAPTVEERAAIAVRELERTGAFDRDVLVVATTTGSGWLEPQAVDAVEYLHGGDTAIVSMQYAYTPSWVSFVFDPDAPVASSVALFDAVHAKWETLPEAMRPQLVVYGLSLGAHGTQEAFDGLEDMRANVEGALLVGSPNGSTMWRTLTEERDAGSPQWLPVVEGGREVRWQSVPGDFDALGPDWEAPKVAYLQHANDPVTWLGLELIWTEPDWLKPGQRADEVSDSMRWIPGVTALQVVIDMFMGESVPASHGHNYGDVVLDGWRAITGDGDLDVAALARIQGVLEGYAAVQPVGSVSE; from the coding sequence GTGCGCAGGCGTTGGTGGAGGCTCGACCCCGGTGGTGCGATCGTCGGCCTGCTGTTCGCGGCGCTGTCGATGACCCCGTCGCTGCTGCCGCGGCCCGCGCTGTTCCAGGGCGTGATCACCGGGTTCGGGTTCCTCATCGGGTACGGCATCGGCGTCGGCCTGTGGTGGCTGGTGCGTCGGTTCGTGCGCTGGCGTCCGACGCCGTCGCAGCGACGCATCGCATGGTGGACGTACGCGGGGATCGCCGTGGCCCTCGCGCTCGTGCTCGGCTTCGCCTCGGTCGGGTGGCAGAACGAGGTGCGACGCACGGTCGAGCTGCCCGAGATCGACGGCTTCGACGGCCTCCTCTTCGTCGTCGGCTTCGTGCCGGTCGTGCTCATCGGCATCGCCCTCGCGCGCGCCGAGCATCGACTCGGCATCCGGATGTCGGCCCGACTCGGGCGGGGCTGGGGCGTGACCGCCACGGTGGCGATCATCGTCGGCGCGACGGTCGCGCTCGTCTCGGTCGTGATGTTCGGACTCGACCGGCTGTATCTCGCGAACAACGGCCCGGCCGCGCCCTGGGTCACCGAGCCGATGAGCGCCTTCCGCTCGGCCGGTCCCGACTCCGAGGTCGAGTGGGATCTCGTCGGGCGCCACGGCACGGCCTTCCTCGGCGGCGGCCCGAAGGCGGCCGACATCGAGGAGCTGACCGGTGCGCCGGCGCTCGAACCGGTTCGCGTCTACGTCGGCCAGGCGAATGCGCCGACCGTCGAGGAGCGCGCGGCGATCGCCGTGCGCGAGCTGGAACGCACCGGCGCGTTCGATCGCGACGTGCTCGTGGTCGCCACGACGACCGGCTCCGGATGGCTCGAGCCGCAGGCCGTCGACGCCGTCGAGTACCTGCACGGCGGAGACACGGCGATCGTGTCGATGCAGTACGCCTACACGCCGAGCTGGGTGTCGTTCGTGTTCGACCCCGATGCGCCGGTCGCGTCATCCGTCGCCCTGTTCGACGCGGTGCATGCGAAGTGGGAGACCCTGCCCGAGGCGATGCGACCGCAGCTCGTGGTCTACGGCCTGAGCCTCGGCGCGCACGGCACGCAGGAGGCGTTCGACGGACTCGAGGACATGCGCGCGAACGTCGAGGGCGCGCTGCTCGTCGGCAGCCCGAATGGCTCGACCATGTGGCGAACGCTCACCGAGGAGCGCGACGCGGGCAGCCCCCAATGGCTCCCGGTCGTCGAGGGCGGACGCGAGGTGCGCTGGCAGTCGGTGCCCGGCGACTTCGACGCGCTCGGCCCGGACTGGGAGGCGCCAAAGGTCGCGTACTTGCAGCACGCCAACGACCCCGTGACGTGGCTCGGCCTCGAGCTGATCTGGACCGAGCCCGACTGGCTGAAGCCAGGGCAGCGCGCCGACGAGGTCAGCGACTCCATGCGCTGGATCCCCGGGGTGACCGCCCTGCAGGTCGTCATCGACATGTTCATGGGCGAGAGCGTGCCCGCGAGCCACGGGCACAACTACGGCGACGTCGTGCTCGACGGATGGCGCGCGATCACGGGCGACGGCGACCTCGACGTCGCCGCACTCGCGCGGATCCAGGGCGTGCTGGAGGGGTACGCGGCGGTGCAGCCGGTCGGCAGCGTCAGCGAATAA
- the arr gene encoding NAD(+)--rifampin ADP-ribosyltransferase, translating into MNRALDSGPFFHGTTAELRVGDLFTAGRPSNYRPEVVMNHVYFTALRDGAGLAAELAVELAHGHGSPHVYEVEPTGTFENDPNVTDQKFPGNPTRSYRSSEPLRVIGEVHDWTRLSPEALQAWRDRLAALAADEQAQIIN; encoded by the coding sequence GTGAATCGCGCACTGGACTCTGGACCGTTCTTCCACGGCACGACCGCCGAGCTCCGCGTCGGAGACCTCTTCACGGCGGGGCGCCCGTCGAACTACCGGCCCGAGGTCGTGATGAACCACGTCTACTTCACCGCGCTCCGCGACGGGGCCGGCCTGGCCGCCGAACTCGCCGTCGAGCTCGCTCACGGCCACGGCTCCCCGCACGTCTACGAGGTCGAACCGACCGGAACGTTCGAGAACGACCCGAACGTGACCGACCAGAAGTTCCCGGGCAATCCCACCCGTTCGTACCGCAGCAGCGAGCCGCTCAGGGTGATCGGCGAGGTCCACGATTGGACCAGGCTCTCCCCCGAGGCGCTCCAGGCCTGGCGCGACCGCCTGGCGGCGCTCGCGGCCGATGAACAGGCCCAGATCATCAACTGA
- a CDS encoding serine hydrolase domain-containing protein, with protein sequence MPYFDHAFDWARRNVEDGPLPSAVLGVATGDGIVALEAFGGASVDDHYPLFSITKPIVGLAALHQVERGLLTPDTPLTEAVPEFGAGRDDVVRLRHLVSHASGIVEPPMDDVRGLRPGLLAPGRDFAAGTASRYSTIAFAGVAALIEHASGAPWERAVDAVGARVGASGFTFDAAASRHAPVDADSQGLDYARFAALRHPGAGLLGRAEDLLAVGSALLRDDGALVSQAAHAAMLRPLTVGVPKLEPYPASRGQDWGFAWNLRHSAPSLLTTDTYGHGGWAGTEFWITPSLGICFVLLTNVGGGYGRFGLDGDRLHNAVAAGA encoded by the coding sequence ATGCCCTACTTCGACCACGCCTTCGACTGGGCCCGCCGCAACGTCGAGGACGGCCCGCTGCCGTCGGCGGTGCTCGGGGTCGCGACCGGTGACGGCATCGTCGCGCTCGAGGCGTTCGGCGGGGCATCCGTCGACGACCACTACCCGCTGTTCTCGATCACGAAGCCGATCGTGGGCCTCGCCGCGCTGCACCAGGTCGAGCGGGGCCTGCTCACGCCCGACACTCCGCTCACCGAGGCCGTGCCGGAGTTCGGCGCAGGCCGCGACGACGTCGTGCGGCTGCGGCACCTCGTGAGCCACGCGTCGGGCATCGTCGAGCCGCCCATGGACGACGTTCGGGGGCTGCGCCCCGGACTGCTCGCGCCCGGGCGCGACTTCGCCGCGGGCACCGCGAGCCGCTACTCGACCATCGCCTTCGCGGGCGTCGCAGCGCTCATCGAGCACGCCTCCGGCGCCCCGTGGGAGCGAGCGGTCGACGCCGTCGGCGCGCGTGTCGGTGCCTCGGGTTTCACGTTCGACGCCGCGGCGAGCCGGCACGCGCCCGTCGACGCCGACTCGCAGGGCCTCGACTATGCGAGATTCGCCGCCCTGCGGCATCCGGGAGCCGGACTTCTCGGCCGAGCCGAAGACCTGCTGGCCGTCGGCAGCGCGCTGCTGCGCGACGACGGCGCGCTCGTCTCGCAGGCCGCGCACGCCGCGATGCTGCGACCGCTGACCGTCGGCGTCCCGAAGCTCGAGCCCTACCCCGCGTCGCGCGGGCAGGACTGGGGCTTCGCGTGGAACCTTCGCCATTCGGCGCCCAGCCTGCTCACGACCGACACCTACGGGCATGGCGGCTGGGCCGGCACCGAGTTCTGGATCACGCCGTCGCTCGGCATCTGCTTCGTGCTGCTCACGAACGTCGGCGGCGGCTACGGCCGGTTCGGCCTCGACGGCGACCGACTGCACAACGCGGTCGCCGCCGGGGCCTGA
- a CDS encoding 2-hydroxyacid dehydrogenase, with protein MTDRLLVSLPGATLRDAIGPLPEGVDVVLWDLTGPAPAAHLDLVVPPYMGASAKLGALDGVTTRLVQSQSIGYDDVAEVLPPGHVYANAASVHETSTAELTLALVLAAQRGIPDFVRSAGEGRWAPARHASVADRRVLLVGYGGVGQAIEQRLLPFEVEVTRVASRARDDERGRIHGIDELPGLLPLAEIVIVGVPLTDATTDLVDADFLSALPDGALVVNIARGKVADTAAILAEATSGRLRFALDVTDPEPLPLGHPLFTLPNVLVSPHVGGASTAMMPRMARLVRDQVERMLRGDEPRNVVLRT; from the coding sequence ATGACCGATCGACTGCTCGTGTCCCTGCCCGGCGCCACCCTCCGCGACGCGATCGGTCCGTTGCCCGAGGGCGTCGACGTGGTGCTGTGGGATCTCACCGGCCCCGCCCCGGCCGCGCACCTCGACCTCGTCGTGCCGCCGTACATGGGCGCCTCGGCGAAGCTCGGCGCGCTCGATGGCGTCACGACGCGGCTCGTGCAGTCGCAGTCGATCGGCTACGACGACGTCGCCGAGGTGCTGCCGCCGGGCCACGTCTACGCGAATGCGGCCTCGGTGCACGAGACCTCGACGGCCGAGTTGACCCTCGCACTCGTGCTCGCGGCCCAGCGCGGCATCCCCGACTTCGTGCGCTCGGCGGGCGAGGGCCGCTGGGCGCCCGCCCGGCACGCGAGCGTCGCCGACCGCCGGGTGCTGCTCGTCGGATACGGCGGCGTCGGGCAGGCGATCGAGCAGCGGCTGCTGCCCTTCGAAGTCGAGGTCACGCGCGTCGCGAGCAGGGCCCGCGACGACGAGCGCGGCCGCATCCACGGCATCGACGAACTGCCCGGACTGCTGCCCCTCGCCGAGATCGTCATCGTGGGCGTTCCGCTGACGGATGCCACGACCGACCTCGTCGACGCCGACTTCCTGTCGGCGCTGCCCGACGGCGCGCTCGTCGTGAACATCGCCCGCGGCAAGGTCGCCGACACGGCGGCGATCCTGGCGGAGGCGACATCCGGCCGCCTCCGCTTCGCGCTCGACGTCACCGACCCCGAGCCGCTGCCCCTCGGCCACCCGCTCTTCACGCTGCCGAACGTGCTCGTCTCCCCGCACGTGGGCGGCGCGTCCACCGCGATGATGCCCCGCATGGCGCGCCTCGTGCGCGACCAGGTCGAGCGGATGCTGCGGGGCGACGAGCCGCGCAACGTGGTGCTGCGCACCTGA
- a CDS encoding TetR/AcrR family transcriptional regulator produces the protein MSDTIPVKAAPGAPGRAALLRAMEELAREQGINSVGLREVARRAGLSHAAPTHYFGSREGMIRALALEGLALLDDELCAAQERSAHLPGRERLVADSLEFVAFAQRNPAHFDAMFRTPSIARGDETLDRARLAALGGLRALVVEVHEHGDIRGDVESTFLQLCAMSHGIASLAVDGVLHGFDEIAPSDEAMGVAERIIRAQVEQLP, from the coding sequence ATGTCCGACACGATCCCCGTCAAGGCCGCACCCGGCGCACCCGGCCGCGCAGCACTGCTCCGAGCCATGGAGGAGCTCGCTCGCGAGCAGGGCATCAACAGCGTCGGACTCCGCGAGGTCGCCCGACGTGCCGGGCTCTCCCACGCCGCGCCGACCCACTACTTCGGCAGCCGCGAGGGCATGATCCGCGCCCTCGCGCTCGAGGGACTCGCCCTGCTCGACGACGAGCTGTGCGCCGCGCAGGAGCGATCGGCGCACCTGCCCGGCCGCGAACGGCTCGTCGCGGACTCGCTCGAATTCGTGGCCTTCGCCCAGCGCAACCCGGCGCACTTCGACGCGATGTTCCGCACCCCGAGCATCGCCCGCGGCGACGAGACGCTCGATCGCGCCCGACTCGCGGCACTCGGCGGCCTGCGCGCGCTCGTCGTCGAGGTGCACGAGCACGGAGACATCCGGGGCGACGTCGAGAGCACCTTCCTGCAGCTCTGCGCCATGAGCCACGGCATCGCGTCGCTCGCGGTCGACGGCGTGCTGCACGGCTTCGACGAGATCGCGCCGAGCGACGAGGCCATGGGCGTGGCCGAGCGCATCATCCGCGCCCAGGTCGAGCAACTGCCGTGA
- a CDS encoding pyridoxamine 5'-phosphate oxidase family protein, with protein MVDITYGEVWKAIAGQNFMVIGMVTARGESRTAGVMHAVHDDRIWFTSHDLAWKTRHIVANPNVSVTVPVAKRVPLMPWIRIPAATVTFAGDAEVVPLAAMPDHVRSTLLDDLEVSDGGAHGVIVGVSVRPTGDFVTYGVGVSALGMRDAEAAAGRVRAASVTA; from the coding sequence ATGGTCGACATCACGTACGGCGAGGTCTGGAAGGCCATCGCCGGGCAGAACTTCATGGTCATCGGGATGGTGACCGCTCGCGGCGAATCGCGCACCGCCGGCGTCATGCACGCCGTGCATGACGACCGCATCTGGTTCACCAGTCACGACCTCGCGTGGAAGACCCGGCACATCGTCGCGAACCCGAACGTCTCGGTGACCGTTCCGGTGGCCAAGCGGGTGCCGTTGATGCCGTGGATCAGGATCCCGGCCGCAACCGTCACGTTCGCCGGCGACGCCGAGGTGGTGCCGCTCGCGGCCATGCCCGACCACGTGCGGAGCACCCTGCTCGACGACCTGGAGGTCAGCGACGGCGGAGCGCACGGCGTCATCGTCGGCGTGAGCGTGCGGCCGACCGGCGACTTCGTCACCTATGGCGTGGGCGTGTCGGCGCTCGGCATGCGCGACGCTGAAGCGGCCGCAGGGCGCGTGCGCGCGGCATCCGTCACCGCCTGA